From Nitrospirota bacterium, one genomic window encodes:
- a CDS encoding addiction module protein, whose amino-acid sequence MSPGFVEIEEKIRSLSFEDKTELLRVLIEELDGQADADVERVWLVEAQRRYREVREGKVKSMSGEGVFENVRARLKQRVIA is encoded by the coding sequence ATGTCACCTGGTTTTGTTGAGATTGAAGAGAAGATTCGGTCTCTGAGTTTCGAAGATAAAACCGAGTTGCTGCGGGTTTTGATCGAAGAGCTCGATGGCCAGGCTGATGCCGATGTCGAGCGTGTTTGGTTAGTTGAGGCACAAAGACGCTATCGCGAAGTCCGCGAGGGGAAAGTGAAGTCAATGTCCGGCGAAGGTGTCTTTGAGAATGTCCGTGCCCGCCTGAAGCAACGGGTCATCGCTTGA
- a CDS encoding PepSY domain-containing protein produces the protein MKKLIMAACVAVSLTAFAGLALADKDHKSIPKTAVSLEQAIKAVTDKYPGRVIEAELEAEDGKTEYEITVVSSSGESREYTVDAQSGLVSEDKEAAKHEGSHKK, from the coding sequence ATGAAGAAGCTCATCATGGCAGCCTGTGTGGCAGTTTCCCTTACCGCCTTTGCCGGACTGGCACTTGCCGACAAGGATCACAAAAGCATCCCCAAGACGGCAGTCTCGCTGGAACAGGCAATCAAGGCCGTCACGGACAAGTACCCGGGCCGGGTCATTGAAGCGGAACTGGAAGCTGAAGATGGCAAGACCGAGTATGAGATCACCGTGGTCAGCAGCAGCGGGGAGAGCCGGGAATATACCGTCGACGCACAATCGGGACTGGTCTCAGAAGACAAGGAAGCAGCCAAGCACGAAGGAAGCCACAAGAAGTAA
- a CDS encoding efflux RND transporter periplasmic adaptor subunit, which translates to MSIRWTSQTGLCVLALFLLLAACGDRGSEQPTQPLKASPQSVAPRTGTIQAPATVRDRLRTETAAAHVVPEVVTAPGEVALDLKQVAKISSRIEGQVEHIHVQLGDRVRRGQPLVAIESLRLDELVQEYLVTKSQVDVAESGFRRTEKLRADEIVTERRLVEERGHYLEAQARHQHVREKLMTMGMTVKELRALEHGSHQEGHLYTLTSPIDGTVVAQNVVRGQGVSPGNELFEVVDTSRVWVFANLPIEQARKFKEGDVGTILPKGGEPVTAPLTYLAPVADETTRTIQVRFEAANQQHNLRPREYVDVQLTVASPATLAVPLSAMTMVNNVHGVFVQRETGYAFVPIETGREGGGWIEVRKGLTAGEQVVIDGVFDLKNVLLKEHIGSGEGG; encoded by the coding sequence ATGAGCATCAGATGGACCTCACAGACCGGATTGTGTGTGCTCGCGCTGTTCCTGCTTCTCGCCGCCTGCGGCGATCGCGGGAGCGAACAGCCGACTCAACCGCTGAAAGCGAGCCCGCAGTCAGTCGCTCCTCGCACCGGCACCATTCAAGCCCCGGCAACCGTGCGGGATCGATTACGCACCGAGACGGCCGCCGCACATGTAGTTCCAGAAGTGGTGACGGCTCCCGGTGAAGTCGCGCTCGACTTGAAGCAAGTCGCCAAAATTTCCTCCCGGATCGAGGGACAAGTCGAGCACATCCATGTCCAGTTGGGCGATCGCGTCAGACGCGGTCAGCCGTTGGTCGCCATTGAGAGTCTGCGCTTGGATGAATTGGTCCAGGAATATCTCGTGACGAAGTCCCAGGTGGATGTGGCCGAGAGCGGGTTCCGGCGGACGGAGAAGCTGCGGGCCGATGAAATCGTGACGGAGCGTCGACTGGTCGAAGAACGAGGCCATTACCTGGAGGCCCAAGCCCGTCATCAGCATGTTCGCGAAAAGCTGATGACGATGGGCATGACAGTAAAAGAATTACGTGCACTGGAGCATGGGAGTCACCAGGAGGGGCATCTCTATACCCTCACATCGCCGATCGACGGGACCGTGGTCGCGCAAAATGTGGTGCGGGGGCAGGGCGTCTCTCCTGGCAATGAACTGTTCGAGGTCGTCGACACGAGCCGAGTCTGGGTCTTTGCCAATCTGCCGATCGAACAGGCTCGAAAGTTCAAAGAAGGCGATGTGGGAACGATCCTGCCCAAGGGCGGTGAGCCCGTCACAGCTCCACTCACCTATCTTGCGCCGGTAGCAGACGAGACCACGCGCACCATTCAAGTTCGGTTCGAGGCGGCGAACCAGCAACACAACCTGAGGCCACGAGAATATGTCGATGTTCAACTGACCGTCGCGAGTCCGGCGACCTTGGCTGTTCCCCTGTCGGCCATGACGATGGTGAACAACGTGCATGGCGTCTTTGTTCAGCGGGAGACTGGCTATGCCTTCGTTCCGATCGAAACAGGACGTGAAGGCGGGGGCTGGATCGAGGTGCGAAAAGGGCTGACCGCGGGCGAGCAGGTGGTGATCGACGGCGTCTTCGACTTGAAGAATGTGCTCCTAAAAGAACATATCGGGTCCGGAGAGGGAGGATAA
- a CDS encoding type II toxin-antitoxin system RelE/ParE family toxin: MTGSYSLLFKKSAERDLRKIPKADLQRIIQRIKELAATPRPSNSEKLAGQDSYRIRQGDYRVVYTIDDNQKLIEIIKIGHRREVYR, encoded by the coding sequence GTGACGGGCTCTTATAGCCTCCTCTTCAAGAAGTCCGCAGAACGTGATCTGCGGAAAATCCCCAAAGCCGATCTTCAGCGAATCATCCAACGAATCAAGGAACTTGCGGCAACCCCACGGCCTTCCAACAGCGAGAAACTGGCGGGGCAGGACTCCTATCGTATCCGACAAGGTGATTATCGCGTCGTCTACACCATAGATGATAACCAGAAACTGATCGAGATCATCAAGATTGGGCACCGCAGGGAAGTCTATCGCTGA
- a CDS encoding nuclear transport factor 2 family protein gives MLEQRIEEVNKANHAFYAAFGNLDIAEMDKVWAHQEYVTCVHPGWSLRSDWPAVRDSWVLIFNNTFSMTFELTDVMVQVAGDMAWVVCVEHITTHQSDEPQQAQVLATNLFERIGDEWLLIHHHGSAVMG, from the coding sequence ATGCTGGAGCAACGTATCGAGGAAGTGAACAAAGCGAACCATGCCTTCTATGCCGCGTTCGGCAATCTCGACATCGCCGAGATGGACAAGGTCTGGGCGCATCAGGAATATGTCACCTGTGTCCACCCCGGTTGGTCGTTGCGGTCGGACTGGCCGGCAGTCCGTGACTCCTGGGTCTTGATCTTCAATAATACCTTCTCGATGACCTTCGAACTTACCGACGTGATGGTGCAGGTGGCGGGCGATATGGCCTGGGTCGTCTGCGTGGAGCACATCACCACCCATCAATCCGACGAACCCCAGCAGGCGCAGGTCTTAGCCACGAATCTCTTCGAACGGATCGGGGATGAGTGGTTGCTGATACATCATCATGGGAGTGCGGTCATGGGCTAA
- a CDS encoding PilZ domain-containing protein, with translation MPSDAPISQPSPKDRRAYFRINVVLPISIQAETDRTEGPLIEKTVNISGGGIGVTVNEVYKPGEILSLTLILPDKVIFKAYAEVLRLEPLPYQVDTYRLHTRFVRMTTQDQELLIRHIIRFQRDHLGKHYSA, from the coding sequence ATGCCATCTGATGCACCAATTTCACAGCCATCCCCCAAAGACCGTCGCGCATACTTTCGCATCAACGTCGTCTTGCCCATCAGCATTCAGGCCGAAACAGACAGAACAGAGGGTCCGCTCATAGAGAAGACCGTCAACATCAGCGGCGGGGGTATTGGCGTGACCGTGAACGAGGTCTACAAGCCCGGTGAAATTCTGTCGCTCACGCTGATCCTGCCCGATAAAGTCATCTTCAAAGCCTATGCCGAAGTGCTGCGGCTAGAGCCACTCCCGTATCAGGTCGATACCTACCGCCTACATACCCGCTTCGTCAGAATGACCACACAGGACCAGGAATTATTGATCCGACACATCATCCGTTTTCAACGCGACCACCTCGGGAAACACTATTCCGCATAA
- a CDS encoding alkaline phosphatase D family protein has translation MAMIGSLNILAIFLVALISLPSCVSASREGLPPGSPFAETAATSLLPQGIAVGDVTSGSALLWVRTDGPMTVQFEWAPVAAWDLVSKMAIAIAPVACSPLFTTGQETDFTLAVPIGGLMPATRYRFYVVAGRKGREGTPTEAHAALQGEFTTLPDAKSHAPVTFAWSGDLGGQGLCRRGVAGYPIFDMLRKQPLDFFLFLGDTIYGDDLCPSPPNEPGADFRATNLAEYRARHRDQRSAEALRRFLANVPVSVIWDDHEVRNDFAGPFDSQMPPGRQALREYWPIPVAPDDPQRLYRTVRGGADLELFVLDARQYRSRNIDPDGPAKTMLGAPQLQWLLKGLTESTATWKVIVSSVPLSIPKGGGGGASGYDGWAGGPGGPGFERERHVIVDAILGQQMKNVVFLAGDVHYVQANAYDPNGDGIPDFHEFVAGPLSAAPGRQTPPNKELRPTTLINETGYMNFGLIRVTQSSFDVTILDEAGTTRFSHHLAAK, from the coding sequence ATGGCTATGATTGGCTCGCTGAATATCCTCGCCATATTCTTGGTCGCGCTTATTTCTCTTCCCAGCTGTGTGTCGGCATCACGTGAGGGGCTTCCTCCTGGGAGTCCCTTTGCGGAGACCGCTGCGACGAGTCTCTTGCCTCAGGGGATTGCAGTGGGGGATGTCACAAGCGGGTCGGCCCTGCTCTGGGTGCGGACTGACGGGCCGATGACGGTGCAATTTGAGTGGGCGCCGGTGGCGGCCTGGGATCTTGTGTCGAAGATGGCGATTGCTATTGCTCCCGTGGCGTGTTCGCCCCTGTTCACGACCGGCCAGGAGACTGATTTTACCCTGGCGGTTCCCATTGGAGGATTGATGCCGGCCACCAGGTATCGATTCTATGTCGTTGCCGGCCGCAAGGGGCGCGAGGGGACGCCGACGGAGGCGCATGCGGCGCTACAAGGTGAATTTACGACGCTCCCCGATGCGAAGAGTCATGCGCCCGTGACCTTTGCCTGGAGTGGCGACTTGGGTGGGCAGGGGCTCTGTCGGCGGGGCGTTGCGGGCTATCCGATCTTCGATATGTTGCGGAAGCAGCCGCTTGATTTCTTTCTGTTTCTCGGTGATACGATTTATGGTGACGATCTCTGCCCTTCTCCTCCGAACGAACCGGGCGCCGATTTTCGAGCGACGAACCTGGCCGAGTACCGTGCCCGTCATCGCGATCAACGGAGTGCAGAGGCGTTACGGCGGTTTCTCGCTAACGTCCCGGTCTCTGTCATCTGGGACGATCATGAAGTACGGAACGACTTTGCCGGGCCTTTCGATAGCCAGATGCCGCCGGGGCGTCAGGCCTTGCGCGAGTATTGGCCGATCCCTGTTGCGCCTGACGATCCCCAACGACTTTATCGCACGGTGCGGGGCGGGGCGGATCTCGAACTCTTTGTCCTCGATGCTCGGCAGTATCGGAGTCGCAACATTGACCCGGACGGTCCGGCGAAGACAATGCTGGGAGCACCTCAGCTTCAGTGGTTGCTGAAGGGGCTGACCGAGTCGACCGCGACATGGAAAGTGATTGTGTCCAGTGTGCCTCTCTCTATTCCGAAAGGCGGAGGCGGAGGTGCCTCGGGGTACGATGGCTGGGCCGGAGGGCCTGGCGGTCCAGGGTTTGAGCGGGAACGACACGTGATCGTGGATGCCATTCTCGGACAACAGATGAAGAACGTGGTATTTCTGGCCGGTGATGTCCACTATGTGCAAGCGAATGCGTACGATCCGAACGGGGACGGGATTCCAGACTTTCACGAATTTGTGGCTGGCCCCTTGTCCGCTGCGCCAGGCCGGCAGACGCCGCCCAATAAAGAGTTACGTCCGACCACATTGATCAACGAAACCGGGTACATGAATTTCGGCCTCATTCGAGTCACCCAGTCCTCCTTCGACGTGACGATCCTCGACGAGGCCGGGACTACCAGGTTTTCCCACCATCTAGCGGCCAAGTAA
- a CDS encoding restriction endonuclease produces the protein MPERIDISTLKQFPEFRAFILNSRRNEEVGQLGGENTQVLAGQALSASRLEIQTHYTPEELMAQGHSQLTVQLSTELLDRIKSASPAFFEQVVVELLLSLGYGGSRLDAGQVVGRSGDEGIDGVIKEDRLGLDIIYIQAKRWESVVGRPEIQKFAGALQGQRARKGIFITTSSFSKEAISFASSIESKIVLIDGDHLTRLMIENNVGVTKVAGYEIKRIDSDYFGEE, from the coding sequence GTGCCTGAACGGATTGATATTTCCACGCTAAAGCAATTCCCAGAGTTTCGTGCGTTCATCTTAAATAGTCGTCGGAATGAAGAGGTGGGACAGCTCGGTGGAGAAAACACGCAAGTGCTTGCTGGTCAGGCACTTTCCGCCAGTCGCCTCGAAATTCAAACCCACTACACGCCTGAAGAATTGATGGCCCAAGGACATAGCCAATTAACAGTACAGCTTTCCACAGAGTTGCTTGATCGAATCAAGTCAGCATCTCCAGCGTTCTTTGAACAGGTCGTTGTGGAGCTTCTCTTGTCTCTGGGGTACGGGGGCTCTAGGCTCGATGCGGGCCAAGTAGTTGGGCGAAGTGGGGATGAGGGAATAGATGGTGTGATTAAGGAAGATCGGCTTGGTCTCGATATTATCTACATCCAGGCAAAACGTTGGGAGAGTGTAGTTGGTCGTCCTGAGATTCAGAAATTTGCGGGTGCTTTACAAGGACAGAGGGCGAGGAAAGGCATTTTTATAACTACTTCCTCATTTTCCAAGGAAGCCATTTCGTTTGCCTCTTCTATCGAGAGCAAAATTGTGCTGATTGATGGTGACCACCTTACTCGCTTGATGATTGAGAACAATGTTGGGGTAACAAAGGTCGCTGGGTATGAGATAAAGCGGATCGATTCCGACTATTTCGGCGAAGAATAA
- a CDS encoding DMT family transporter, which yields MASPSTSLAYGSVLLAAALWGGSIVAQKMALGSFSAVEASVLRDIGGLAILLTTWWWQEGTLAKMTKADLRLLGLLGLGVLGNHLFILMGLNYVSGAVGGVIIGSSPVVTSLLSALLIQDVPLRAVWAGGLLSFAGVGLVSVAGFQAAGDQPLLGSLLVFLGVVSWALYSIGSRQLMERHSALTVNWTTLLVATVLQIPLLWTDRKMLEAGLGSVTEADWMALGYLVLFATAIAQQAWLFGVKGIGPSRASVLGNLTPVAAIVLSALLLKESVGTNEILGIALILAGVWVVDRQTSRLTI from the coding sequence ATGGCATCTCCCTCCACCAGTCTCGCCTATGGATCGGTTCTGCTCGCTGCGGCCCTCTGGGGCGGCTCGATTGTGGCACAGAAGATGGCCCTCGGGTCGTTCTCCGCCGTCGAGGCCTCGGTCCTGCGCGACATCGGTGGCCTGGCCATTCTCCTGACCACTTGGTGGTGGCAGGAAGGGACCCTGGCCAAGATGACCAAGGCGGATCTGCGCCTGTTGGGATTGCTCGGACTCGGTGTGTTGGGCAACCACCTCTTCATTCTCATGGGGCTCAACTATGTGAGCGGGGCTGTGGGTGGGGTGATCATCGGATCGAGTCCGGTGGTGACATCGTTGCTCTCGGCTTTGTTGATTCAGGATGTTCCGCTACGAGCCGTCTGGGCTGGCGGTCTCTTATCCTTTGCGGGGGTGGGGTTGGTCTCTGTGGCAGGGTTCCAGGCCGCGGGCGATCAGCCGCTGCTCGGCAGCCTGCTGGTCTTCCTCGGTGTGGTGAGCTGGGCCCTCTATAGTATCGGCAGCCGCCAGCTTATGGAGCGCCACTCGGCCCTTACCGTCAATTGGACAACACTCCTCGTCGCCACCGTTCTCCAAATTCCTCTCTTGTGGACGGACCGCAAGATGCTGGAGGCAGGACTTGGGTCCGTGACAGAGGCGGATTGGATGGCGCTGGGCTATCTGGTCCTGTTCGCCACGGCCATCGCACAACAGGCCTGGCTGTTCGGCGTGAAGGGCATCGGGCCTTCGCGCGCTTCCGTCCTGGGCAATCTGACCCCTGTGGCCGCCATCGTGCTGTCTGCATTGCTGTTGAAAGAATCAGTGGGTACGAATGAAATCCTCGGCATCGCGCTGATTTTGGCAGGGGTGTGGGTCGTGGATCGGCAAACCTCCCGTCTCACCATTTAG
- a CDS encoding TolC family protein, whose protein sequence is MSNRWYQFSVLMACAGTLAITGTVTNADAESPQQYALAEIISLALEHNPAMAGAQGVVRQSLGQQVTAGAYLNPSISGVAGRGSIRDPSTGVKVTERTVTVEQPLEWQGKRRARQQAADAGAAGANAAVDETRLNVIAETKVAFYHVLFAQRDVELSSQNLTMVEEVLRTVKARVAAGDATVFETMKATVEVQKATKEVARSQNALVVVRAKLDMVTAGTLGKQFSIQGDFEPLQQGLDLEMLSARAMEQHPTLRRLTKLVEQAEFSTTLEKESRIPNVTVQGNYHREAGDESVTAGLSVPLPLWYRRQGEIETALGARHRAEAERLRAKNEISQAITQHVQDVRTATEQLQVFETGLLKQAEQTLRVARISFKQGVASLLDLLDSQRVYRQTLLEYVQARADLSIAFARLERAVGGI, encoded by the coding sequence ATGTCGAATCGATGGTACCAGTTCTCTGTCCTGATGGCCTGCGCAGGCACGCTCGCCATCACCGGAACCGTTACGAATGCGGACGCCGAGAGCCCGCAACAATATGCCCTGGCGGAGATCATCTCCCTCGCGCTCGAACATAACCCCGCGATGGCAGGAGCCCAGGGCGTTGTGCGGCAAAGTCTGGGACAACAAGTCACCGCCGGGGCCTATCTCAACCCTTCCATTTCAGGAGTAGCCGGGCGAGGGAGCATTCGTGACCCGAGCACGGGGGTCAAGGTGACAGAGCGAACGGTGACGGTCGAACAGCCTCTGGAGTGGCAAGGAAAGCGCCGCGCAAGACAGCAGGCAGCGGATGCAGGAGCGGCAGGGGCCAACGCCGCGGTGGACGAGACTCGCCTCAACGTGATCGCTGAGACCAAGGTCGCCTTCTATCATGTGCTGTTCGCGCAGCGAGATGTCGAGTTGTCCAGCCAAAACCTGACGATGGTGGAAGAGGTCCTACGAACCGTGAAGGCCCGTGTGGCTGCGGGCGACGCCACGGTCTTTGAAACGATGAAGGCCACCGTCGAGGTCCAGAAAGCCACGAAAGAAGTCGCACGATCCCAGAATGCCTTGGTGGTCGTGAGAGCCAAGCTTGATATGGTGACGGCCGGTACCTTGGGCAAACAGTTCTCGATCCAAGGCGACTTTGAGCCTCTCCAACAGGGGCTTGATCTCGAGATGCTCTCTGCACGCGCGATGGAACAGCATCCGACCCTCCGACGGCTCACCAAACTCGTCGAACAGGCGGAGTTCAGCACCACGCTCGAAAAGGAGTCCAGGATTCCAAACGTCACGGTGCAAGGCAACTATCATCGTGAGGCCGGTGATGAGTCGGTCACCGCAGGGCTCAGTGTTCCCCTTCCACTCTGGTACCGGCGTCAAGGAGAGATCGAAACGGCACTCGGGGCCAGACATCGCGCTGAAGCCGAGCGGCTACGGGCCAAAAATGAAATCTCCCAAGCCATCACACAACATGTGCAGGATGTCCGCACCGCGACCGAACAACTCCAGGTATTCGAGACGGGATTGCTGAAGCAAGCGGAGCAGACGCTGCGGGTTGCACGTATCAGTTTCAAGCAGGGAGTTGCCAGCCTCCTGGACCTGCTCGATTCCCAACGCGTATACCGGCAAACGTTACTCGAGTACGTCCAGGCTCGCGCGGACCTCTCCATCGCCTTCGCTCGGCTTGAACGTGCCGTCGGTGGGATCTAA
- a CDS encoding CopG family transcriptional regulator: MATDTRTTVYLKPKVYRALKAKAASTDRTVSDLVNAAVLEAMREDDIDLAAVTARRKEPSRPFEKVIEDLKRDGLL, encoded by the coding sequence ATGGCAACAGATACAAGAACGACGGTTTATCTAAAGCCCAAAGTGTACCGGGCCCTGAAAGCCAAAGCAGCCTCGACGGATCGGACCGTCTCAGATCTGGTCAATGCCGCAGTGCTGGAAGCTATGCGGGAAGACGACATCGACCTAGCCGCTGTGACCGCACGACGCAAAGAGCCTTCCCGTCCCTTCGAAAAGGTAATTGAGGACCTGAAACGTGACGGGCTCTTATAG
- a CDS encoding DUF2231 domain-containing protein gives MTIPFHPMLVHFPIALLFASVLFDIASAALTRDSLREAAQWLLGLGLLGGIVAAIAGGQAEGAAEKAGVAEALIETHETLAYMTLGIMTVLFLSRLLLRNRFSTKALIAYFMVATIGLVAISATGHTGGNLVYEHGAGVHTAQHISVKE, from the coding sequence ATGACGATCCCATTTCATCCGATGCTCGTTCATTTTCCGATCGCACTGCTCTTCGCCAGTGTCCTCTTTGATATAGCCAGTGCAGCCCTCACCCGCGACAGCCTCCGCGAAGCCGCGCAATGGCTATTGGGCTTAGGGCTCCTGGGAGGCATCGTCGCCGCGATTGCGGGAGGGCAGGCGGAAGGGGCAGCGGAGAAAGCCGGGGTGGCAGAAGCCCTCATCGAGACCCATGAAACGCTGGCCTACATGACGCTCGGTATTATGACGGTCTTGTTTCTCTCTCGGCTGCTGCTTCGCAATCGCTTCAGTACAAAGGCCCTTATTGCGTATTTTATGGTGGCGACGATCGGACTGGTCGCCATCAGTGCGACCGGCCATACCGGCGGTAATCTCGTCTATGAGCATGGCGCCGGCGTGCATACGGCACAGCACATATCTGTAAAAGAATAG